From a region of the Odocoileus virginianus isolate 20LAN1187 ecotype Illinois chromosome 1, Ovbor_1.2, whole genome shotgun sequence genome:
- the LOC110140375 gene encoding probable inactive serine protease 58: MIVNLILLWALLNLPVALTFDPDDKNSITPPYLIYLKSDYLPCVGVLIHPLWVITAAHCNLPKLQLILGLTKPSNINEEKYIQVVGYEKMIHHPQFSITSIEHNLMLIKLQTHIELNNYVNTVSLPREPAAEDDMCTISTWAYNLCDLYKDPDSLQNVNISVISKVECRRAYKNIRIRDNMLCVGIVPGRRQPCKEVTAAPAVCNGILQGILTFADGCVLRADVGIYTRIFNYIPWIENTIRNN, translated from the exons ATGATTGTGAATTTAATCCTCCTGTGGGCTCTCTTGAACCTGCCTG TTGCTTTGACCTTTGATCCAGACGACAAAAATTCTATCACTCCCCCGTACCTGATCTACTTGAAGTCTGATTACTTGCCTTGTGTTGGAGTCCTGATCCACCCTCTTTGGGTGATCACAGCCGCACACTGTAACTTACC GAAGCTTCAGTTAATACTGGGGCTTACAAAACCATccaatataaatgaagaaaaatacatacaagTGGTTGGTTATGAGAAGATGATTCATCACCCACAATTTTCCATCACTTCTATTGAGCACAACCTCATGTTAATCAAGCTGCAAACCCATATTGAACTCAACAACTACGTGAACACAGTCAGCCTGCCCAGAGAACCTGCCGCTGAAGACGACATGTGCACCATCTCTACCTGGGCCTACAACTTGTGTGATCTCT acAAGGACCCTGACTCACTGCAGAATGTGAATATCTCTGTAATCTCCAAAGTTGAGTGCCGCAGAGCCTATAAAAACATCCGCATCAGAGACAATATGTTATGTGTGGGCATCGTGCCAGGAAGGAGGCAGCCCTGCAAG GAAGTCACAGCTGCCCCAGCGGTGTGCAATGGGATACTTCAAGGAATCCTGACATTTGCAGATGGGTGTGTTTTGAGAGCCGATGTGGGTATCTATACCAGGATTTTTAACTACATACCCTGGATTGAAAATACCATCCGGAATAACTga
- the LOC110140366 gene encoding putative DBH-like monooxygenase protein 2, whose protein sequence is MACALLFWLLLFTALATPSQGKRLGPTPRLRYSRFLDPSNAVFLRWDFDFEAEVITFELQVRTAGWVGLGVTNRYSRAGSDLVVGGVLPDGNVYFSDQHLVDEDTLEEDGSQDAELQGLTEDAVYTTMRFSRPFRSCDPHDRDITSDTVRVLAAYGLDDTPKMDRERTFVKPIFLLQIIHPDDLDAPEDTIIHDLEITDFLIPEDDTTYACTFLPLPIVSKKHHIYKFEPKLVQHNETIVHHILVYACGNASTLPTGISDCYGADPAFSLCSQVIVGWAVGGTSYQFPDDVGISIGTPLDPQWIRLEIHYSNFHNLPGLYDSTGIRVYYTAHLRKYDMGVLQLGVFTFPIHFIPPGAKSFMSYGLCKTEKFEEMNGAPVPDIQVFGYLLHTHLAGRALQAVQYRNGTQLHVICKDDAYDFNLQETRDLPYRAVIKPGDELLIECRYQTLDRDSLTFGGPSTINEMCLIFLFYYPRNNISSCQGYPDIIYVAHELGEEVSDSMEGMMALSNVEWTPESIKKAEKACKEAQQTVIIKTIDELVENTTGWIRDINPTPRGPCLESSGGKVEPQDKTPAGFRAAPVVLSGSSSTPLRCLPLATLLFGQGALSWLLATVQAGI, encoded by the exons ATGGCCTGTGCCCTTCTCTTCTGGCTTCTCCTGTTTACGGCCCTTGCAACTCCCTCCCAAGGCAAACGCCTTGGCCCCACGCCGCGTCTGCGTTATTCCAGGTTTCTAGACCCTTCTAACGCTGTTTTCCTGCGCTGGGACTTTGATTTTGAGGCTGAGGTCATCACTTTTGAGCTCCAGGTCCGGACAGCTGGCTGGGTGGGCTTGGGTGTCACAAATCGCTACAGCAGAGCGGGAAGTGACCTGGTTGTCGGAGGCGTCTTGCCTGACGGCAATGTCTATTTCTCG GACCAGCACCTGGTGGacgaagacaccctggaggaggatggGAGCCAGGACGCAGAGCTGCAGGGGCTGACAGAAGATGCCGTCTACACTACCATGCGCTTCTCCAGGCCCTTCCGCTCCTGCGACCCTCACGACCGAGACATCACG AGCGACACTGTGAGGGTGCTGGCCGCCTACGGCCTGGATGACACCCCGAAGATGGATCGGGAGCGTACATTTGTGAAGCCCATCTTCCTGCTCCAAATCATCCACCCTGATGATCTCGATGCCCCCGAGGACACCATCATCCATGACTTGGAGATCACTGAT TTCCTCATTCCAGAGGATGACACCACGTATGCCTgcaccttcctccctctccccatcgTTAGCAAGAAGCACCACATCTACAAG TTCGAGCCCAAGTTGGTCCAGCACAACGAGACAATTGTGCACCACATCCTGGTGTATGCCTGCGGCAATGCCAGCACTCTGCCCACGGGCATCAGCGACTGCTACGGGGCCGACCCCGCCTTCTCCCTCTGCTCACAGGTCATCGTGGGCTGGGCTGTTGGGGGCACA AGTTACCAGTTTCCAGACGACGTGGGCATCTCTATTGGGACACCCTTGGACCCCCAGTGGATCCGCCTGGAGATTCATTACAGCAATTTTCACAATCTGCCTG GTCTGTATGACTCCACGGGGATCCGAGTATACTACACCGCGCACCTGCGCAAGTATGACATGGGAGTCCTGCAGCTGGGCGTCTTCACTTTCCCTATCCACTTCATCCCCCCTGGCGCCAAGTCCTTCATGTCCTACGGACTGTGTAAGACGGAGAAGTTTGAAGAG ATGAACGGGGCTCCGGTGCCCGACATCCAAGTCTTTGGCTATCTGCTGCACACCCACCTGGCCGGCCGCGCTCTGCAGGCGGTGCAGTACAG AAATGGAACTCAACTCCACGTAATCTGTAAAGATGATGCCTATGACTTCAATCTGCAGGAGACTCGAGATTTACCTTATCGAGCGGTGATCAAGCCG GGGGATGAATTGCTGATAGAGTGTCGCTACCAGACGCTGGACCGTGACTCCTTGACTTTT gggggtccCAGCACCATTAATGAGATGTGCCTCATCTTTTTATTCTACTATCCCCGAAACAACATCTCCAGCTGCCAGGGGTACCCTGACATCATCTACGTGGCCCACGAGCTGGGGGAGGAGGTATCAGA CTCCATGGAGGGCATGATGGCCCTGAGCAATGTGGAGTGGACCCCGGAGAGcattaagaaggctgagaagGCCTGCAAGGAGGCCCAGCAGACAGTGATAATAAAGACTATTGAT GAGCTAGTGGAAAACACAACAGGCTGGATTCGGGACATCAACCCTACTCCCCGGGGTCCTTGTTTGGAGTCCTCTGGAGGCAAAGTGGAGCCCCAGGACAAAACCCCTGCAGGCTTTAGGGCGGCCCCCGTGGTCCTCTCGGGGTCCAGCAGTACCCCCCTGAGGTGCCTCCCCCTGGCCACCCTCTTGTTTGGGCAGGGGGCCCTGTCTTGGCTCCTTGCCACCGTGCAAGCTGGAATCTGA